In Leuconostoc kimchii IMSNU 11154, one genomic interval encodes:
- a CDS encoding NAD(P)-dependent oxidoreductase → MLLLAVKAITESNRSFLAKYGVTVVTPDTVTAEQIPEIVISYAWDDVIGKQILANPDSKLKWVQTQSAGVDYLPLKSLKNLGVVVTNASGLKAVPIAQTVLSYILYFARGLNVYASRTHWEPFSNQYLVSELPVLVFGTGRIGQQIAANIKAFGGTVYGVNTTGRPVVGFDEVYSITNYQKALAKSRVVVDGLPGTPRTENFFNARFFEQVNQLFLFINIGRGTTLNQDDLLAAIDDSRVTYAALDVTTPEPLPKNHPLFERWQVLLTQHTSWGEHVNAGRTGGLFSILEKNLPSFVADGTIKQNVVDLDHGY, encoded by the coding sequence ATGTTACTTTTGGCAGTGAAAGCGATTACTGAATCAAACCGTTCTTTTTTAGCAAAATATGGTGTAACGGTTGTAACGCCTGATACCGTTACGGCAGAGCAGATACCTGAAATTGTTATTAGTTACGCATGGGATGATGTGATTGGCAAACAAATATTAGCCAATCCGGATTCAAAATTAAAGTGGGTTCAAACACAGTCTGCTGGTGTAGACTATTTACCATTAAAGTCACTCAAAAATTTGGGTGTTGTCGTGACTAATGCTAGCGGGTTAAAAGCTGTGCCGATTGCGCAAACGGTTCTAAGTTATATTCTATATTTTGCGCGAGGTTTAAATGTCTACGCTTCGAGGACGCACTGGGAACCATTTTCGAATCAATATTTAGTCAGCGAGTTGCCCGTTCTAGTGTTTGGAACCGGACGTATTGGACAGCAAATTGCTGCCAACATTAAAGCTTTTGGTGGTACTGTTTATGGTGTGAATACAACTGGGCGCCCAGTTGTAGGCTTTGATGAAGTATATAGTATAACTAATTATCAAAAAGCATTGGCGAAATCGCGTGTCGTGGTGGATGGCTTACCTGGGACACCGAGGACCGAAAACTTTTTTAATGCCCGCTTTTTCGAACAGGTCAACCAATTATTTTTGTTCATCAATATCGGTCGAGGGACAACGCTGAATCAAGATGATTTACTAGCGGCGATTGATGATTCACGAGTAACCTACGCTGCACTGGATGTGACGACACCAGAACCATTACCTAAAAATCATCCGCTTTTTGAACGTTGGCAAGTGTTGTTAACACAACACACTAGTTGGGGTGAGCATGTTAATGCAGGTCGAACTGGTGGTTTGTTTAGCATTCTTGAAAAAAACCTACCATCGTTTGTAGCAGATGGCACCATCAAGCAAAACGTTGTGGATTTAGACCATGGCTATTAA
- a CDS encoding glycerophosphodiester phosphodiesterase family protein — MKKIAHRGISAQAPENTRAAFGKMVDLSVDWLETDIDMTSDGQLVLIHDSKVDRTSNGNGMVNHNSLLGLQKLDFGQWFDDQYTGERIVTLQWLINFINDHEFNVNFELKTEVKDEQQNFYLMRVHQALHQLNQTSQVIVSSFDVDLLKKYHELMPKIPIGLLIEGKLPTNIIEVAQTVGATYIHPDVSYLTEDQVKFLLSHGLKVNVWTVNEALLAEKLQRWGVHAIFTDFPA; from the coding sequence ATGAAAAAGATCGCACATCGTGGCATTTCTGCGCAGGCGCCAGAAAATACCCGCGCAGCTTTTGGAAAAATGGTTGATTTGAGTGTCGATTGGTTAGAAACTGATATTGATATGACTTCAGATGGTCAGTTAGTCTTGATTCATGATAGTAAAGTTGACCGTACGTCTAATGGCAATGGTATGGTTAATCACAATTCGCTACTTGGTTTGCAAAAATTAGATTTCGGGCAGTGGTTCGATGACCAGTATACTGGTGAGCGCATTGTCACCTTACAATGGTTGATTAATTTTATCAATGACCACGAATTTAATGTGAACTTCGAGCTTAAAACAGAAGTTAAGGACGAGCAACAAAATTTTTATCTCATGCGTGTTCATCAAGCTTTGCATCAATTAAATCAAACAAGCCAAGTCATCGTTTCTAGCTTTGATGTCGACTTATTAAAGAAATATCATGAACTGATGCCAAAAATACCGATTGGTTTACTCATTGAAGGAAAGTTACCTACTAATATTATTGAAGTAGCTCAAACTGTGGGTGCGACCTACATTCACCCCGACGTGAGTTATTTAACTGAAGATCAGGTTAAATTCTTATTGTCACATGGTCTAAAAGTTAATGTTTGGACAGTTAACGAGGCATTGCTGGCTGAAAAACTACAAAGATGGGGTGTGCATGCAATATTTACTGATTTTCCAGCATAA